From Mastacembelus armatus chromosome 13, fMasArm1.2, whole genome shotgun sequence, one genomic window encodes:
- the laynb gene encoding layilin isoform X2, producing MDFMKLFGTVIAVLFHPGSASKIHGQRICRQGTQRPCYKVSYIQDSRRRVTFEDASQACRLDGGELLSIETESEQRMIESFIKQLQTGDGDFWIGLRRSPQHHRTGATRPGCPSQYYWLDGSKAKFRNWLWDEPSCDGEMCVVLYHQPSAPPDEGHFLFQWNDANCTSKNNFVCKYPEGKVPVFTQEGKTAHAGTTYTELPHRYCAVCMTFSSDSEARVIRVISICLRQHPACFLHPLCNHSCSAAAALCSCWVPRLQTACQEEKDRNRDLSQQIKNMDVNNSFNMPNTRTICL from the exons ATGGATTTTATGAAGCTGTTTGGCACAGTCATCGCCGTTTTGTTCCACCCTGGATCTGCTTCTAAAATACATG GACAAAGGATCTGTAGACAAGGGACACAGCGCCCCTGCTACAAGGTGTCCTACATCCAGGACAGCCGGCGGAGGGTGACCTTTGAGGATGCCAGTCAGGCCTGCAGATTGGATGGGGGGGAGCTGCTCAGCATTGAAACTGAAAGTGAACAGCGAATGATTGAGAGCTTtataaaacagctgcagacgGGGGATGGAGACTTCTGGATTGGGCTACGCCGGAGCCCACAGCACCACAGGACAGGGGCCACAAGGCCAGGTTGTCCTTCGCAATACTATTGGCTGGATGGAAGCAAGGCCAAGTTTAG GAACTGGCTTTGGGATGAGCCATCGTGTGATGGTGAAATGTGCGTGGTTCTGTACCACCAGCCCTCTGCACCACCTGACGAAGGTCATTTCCTGTTCCAGTGGAATGACGCCAATTGCACCTCCAAGAACAACTTTGTCTGCAAATACCCAGAAG GAAAAGTACCAGTATTTACCCAGGAAGGGAAGACAGCACATGCAGGTACAACATACACTGAATTACCCCACCGATACTGTGCTGTGTGTATGACATTTAG TTCCGACTCTGAGGCCAGAGTTATCCGAGTCATCag TATCTGCCTCAGACAACACCCTGCATGTTTCCTACATCCTTTATGCAACCattcctgctctgctgctgctgctctttgcaGCTGCTGGGTTCCTCGGCTACAAACAGCATGTCAAGAG gagaaagacagaaacagagaccTCTCCCAGCAGATCAAAAACATGGATGTCAACAACAGCTTCAACATGCCCAATACAAGGACCATATGCCTTTAG
- the laynb gene encoding chondrolectin isoform X1 produces the protein MDFMKLFGTVIAVLFHPGSASKIHGQRICRQGTQRPCYKVSYIQDSRRRVTFEDASQACRLDGGELLSIETESEQRMIESFIKQLQTGDGDFWIGLRRSPQHHRTGATRPGCPSQYYWLDGSKAKFRNWLWDEPSCDGEMCVVLYHQPSAPPDEGHFLFQWNDANCTSKNNFVCKYPEGKVPVFTQEGKTAHAVPTLRPELSESSVSASDNTLHVSYILYATIPALLLLLFAAAGFLGYKQHVKRRKTETETSPSRSKTWMSTTASTCPIQGPYAFSDVTKLHNPALDSSMSANGMNMYSCVPSQNTQCDYYENVSCSERECGFVTNDIYETCRAQGRHCHSQTGWVENEIYG, from the exons ATGGATTTTATGAAGCTGTTTGGCACAGTCATCGCCGTTTTGTTCCACCCTGGATCTGCTTCTAAAATACATG GACAAAGGATCTGTAGACAAGGGACACAGCGCCCCTGCTACAAGGTGTCCTACATCCAGGACAGCCGGCGGAGGGTGACCTTTGAGGATGCCAGTCAGGCCTGCAGATTGGATGGGGGGGAGCTGCTCAGCATTGAAACTGAAAGTGAACAGCGAATGATTGAGAGCTTtataaaacagctgcagacgGGGGATGGAGACTTCTGGATTGGGCTACGCCGGAGCCCACAGCACCACAGGACAGGGGCCACAAGGCCAGGTTGTCCTTCGCAATACTATTGGCTGGATGGAAGCAAGGCCAAGTTTAG GAACTGGCTTTGGGATGAGCCATCGTGTGATGGTGAAATGTGCGTGGTTCTGTACCACCAGCCCTCTGCACCACCTGACGAAGGTCATTTCCTGTTCCAGTGGAATGACGCCAATTGCACCTCCAAGAACAACTTTGTCTGCAAATACCCAGAAG GAAAAGTACCAGTATTTACCCAGGAAGGGAAGACAGCACATGCAG TTCCGACTCTGAGGCCAGAGTTATCCGAGTCATCag TATCTGCCTCAGACAACACCCTGCATGTTTCCTACATCCTTTATGCAACCattcctgctctgctgctgctgctctttgcaGCTGCTGGGTTCCTCGGCTACAAACAGCATGTCAAGAG gagaaagacagaaacagagaccTCTCCCAGCAGATCAAAAACATGGATGTCAACAACAGCTTCAACATGCCCAATACAAGGACCATATGCCTTTAGTGATGTCACCAAACTGCATAACCCTGCTCTGGACAGCAGCATGTCAGCAAACGGCATGAATATGTACTCTTGCGTGCCTTCCCAGAACACCCAGTGTGACTATTATGAGAATGTGTCATGCTCAGAGAGGGAGTGTGGCTTTGTGACCAACGACATCTATGAGACCTGCAGAGCTCAGGGCCGCCACTGCCACAGTCAGACTGGTTGGGTGGAAAATGAGATCTATGGATAA